Within the Sarcophilus harrisii chromosome 2, mSarHar1.11, whole genome shotgun sequence genome, the region AGTGGACTGCCTCGGTTATTTTTGTGTGGTAATTATACTCAGAGGAGAGGATTTGGGTCAGTCTGGTCtcatgtaatgtaatgtaatcagCCATTTGATGTGAAGTAATTTTAGGTGTAATATGCACTCCAATCCAAGCAAGGTAGTAGGTTTTTCTAGAGCTATTGCTATGTGTTGGAGGGAGATACAAGCTCCTGATTGGCTGAGCGAATGATGTGCACTTTGTATACTAGCATTAGGAGAGTTTGTTGGAGAACATTATGAAGAGGTATGTGGGGACAGCTGGATCAAGAAAAGCGAGGTATGAACTAGACTTTTAGAGTCTGTGACAATAGAGACTGCTGACATTGTTTCCTCTCTCCTTAGTTGTGCTGCTGAAGCATTTTATCTTGTTTCCAATTAAAGAACTTCTTTATTATTGTGCATGTTTCATCTTTATAACATTCCTGATTTCTGTGAATTATTTTGCTTAGATAAATGAGTTTACTTGCTATTTGCTTTTTGTGATGGTCTTTTCTATAACTGGCACttgatgggagggagaaaagctGGTGATATTAAgagctatatattatatatatatgtatatatatatatattaattttagatGATTCTTGGAgataagtaaacaaaaaaataaatattcaaccATGGGCatctttctgcttcctttataGGCAGAAATAAGACTTCATTGGTAAGGGGTTCCGCAGCTTCTAGATCAGGCCACAAGTCAGACAGCcatctttatatatttacatagcaccCACACACATAGATCTTATATAATGATATCTTTAACAGTCCCAGAAGAAAGTGCACCTACACATGCACATCTTCCCACTCTGTTCCTAAGGCGCAAAAttgtaatattaaaattaaaatttcattcacttagatttaagttttttttcagtaaaatgtaAACACCTCTGCGATAAAGTATAACCTTATTCAAAGGTTTACCTCTAAGGCTCTTTACCCCAGGCCCTCTTCTCTTTATATGCTTTTGGCAATTTCATCAAATTCCATgggttcaatgatcatctctaagCAGATGACTTCCATAAATATCTAGCATTCCTCTCTCCTGAGTTCCAGTCTCACATTTCCAACTGTTGAACTGCTCATCTCCACCTGGATGTCCCAAAAGGCATCTCAATCTCAAAGTAGCAAAactgactttattatttttccctctaaaCCCTCTCCTCCAAATTTGCTATTTTCTGTTGAGAGCAGTGCCCATTCTTCCTGGTTCACAAACTCAAAGGCATCATTAGCTCTTCTTTCTCACTCACTACCACCCATATTTAATTAATAGATAAGTTTCCTTGATTCTGCATCTATCTTTAATTACATTTATAAACATTGCAAGTTAACTTACCTGTATTGTCTCCATCTAGAAGGGAAGATTGTCCTTGTGGGCAGGGACAGCTTCACGTATGACTTTCTTTGCCTAGGACCTAGCACATTGTTTATCATGTAGTGGAcacttaatatattctttttgaaCTAAATTGAATTATCGGTCATTGACATTTTAAGATCTTATGACTTAGAGCtagaaaataacattaatttaCTTAATTCATCCTCCTCAATTgccagatgaaggaactgaagttAGATCAGCCTAGCAACTAAGGTCACACATGTAGCAACTGTCAGAGTTGAGACTCAGGAAGCAAAATTCCTTGTCACCAAATTCAGAGTTTCTTCTACCACATATAGCTTCTCCTCAGTATGAGGAGACTCAATAGATATGTTCACAACAACaagttttgagaataaaaataataattatcctTATAGAAAGCTAGTGTTTAGGCATGGTTtacatgtcatctcatttgattctcacaacaaggATGAGGTAGGGGCCATTATCATCACATCTACCACTGAGGAAACTCAGGCTcagagagattcagtgacttggaCAGGTCATACAGCTGCTAAgtattgaattcaggtctttgtgaTTTTCATTCTAGCATCCTATGCACTATACTAGCAGATAAAAAGGATCTCAAGGATAAAAGAAGGTCAGGGAGATCAAAATATCTGGGTACTGGTCAACTGAGCAATAGGAAGTAAGGGTGAAGAAAGTACAAACTTGGAACTGATGCAGACAATCTTCACTGGTGATCCTGGGACTGGTCCTGAACTCCCAGTGTTCTAGGAGGATCACGGGATTGGGGAATGAGGACCCTGTACCCTTGCTAATGACCCAGAGTTCAATCTGTCAGTCACTCCCTCCATATCCAGAGATGTAGTGATAGTAGGACTGAGTTGACTTACAAGTGAGAGCTGACTTCCACTTACAGTCAGTTATATCCCTGAAATGCCTTCTCTGTGTTATATTTTCCCATAATTACTGGCTGAGGCAAAATCTAATTTTGAATCATAGAATAGTAGAAATAGAAGGACTATTATAATGTTAGAGCTTGGAGGGACCACAGAGAATATCTAATACAATGAATCCATTTTAACATTAGGAAAGAAGTTTGCTCAGGTGATTTATTGGCAAATCTGAGACTAGAACACACTCAACAATTCAACAAATTTAAattcagtgcctactatgtagAGAGAACTAGGATCCATGATGGGAGAGATACAGATTTCATGTAACAGAGGATGAACAGACATCCCAGACTCTTGTGTAGCTCATGACCTAGAAGGGAATAAGATAGATACATCTgcgacagacagacagacagacatagatctatatgtgtatggatagatgatagattagaaagataaatatagatatagataaataataggtggatggatgaatgggtaaatagatagacagatagatcgaggaatggatagatagatagatggatgaataaatggatggatagatagatgaatggacaGACAggcagatatagatagatggaaagatgatagattagatagataggtggatgatagatgattgatagataagtagatagatggatgatcAACTAGATAAATAGACAGGTAGATAttgatgaatagatagatgatagatatatgGACATATGGATGGATGAattaatggatagatagatataaacagacagagatagataaatggatggatggatggatggatggagagatagatggatggattgaTAAATGGGTGGATGACAGAttaggtaggtagataggtagacagaTAAGTTGATGAATGGATGATAGACAGATAACTAGATAGAtggataggaaagaaagaaagagaaagaaagaaagaaagaaagatggatagatggatggagagatggaggggtgatagattagatagatagatacataagcATACAGACAATTAAACAGTCAGATAGATATAGAAGTtgccaaaatattaaaattcaatagttttttttttcacctgtaagggactttaaagatcattCAATCCAGTCCTCtagatttatatattaaaaataatttgaagttgAGAATTGGTGATTTGCTCAACAACATCACAAAAGTAGAGAGcagcagagctaggatttgatgTTAAATTgtctaactccaaatctattcattgttctttctattaCTCTCAATGCACAGTATATGATTGAGAGAACAGCTAGgcggtacagtggatagaatgctgggtctggagtcggCAAGACTTATCTTGATAAGTTCAtctccaacctcagacacttactagagtGTGGCCTtagacaagccatttaatcctgtttgcctcagtttcctcacctataaaatgagttggagaagaaaatggcaaattgctccagtatctttgccaagaaaaccccaaatggggtcatgaagagtcagacatggctgaaacaaacaaatgacaacaaaatgattaagatacaaaataaaaggctttatgaGGTCCAAGGGGGAAAAGGCATAATCAGGGAAGTCTTTGTGGAAAAAGGAATATTTGAGTTAGAGTCTAAACGATTAGTATTCAGCAGAATTGTACACACACTTACTATGTctatccctcttctctccccctccccaaaaaaagaataaagaagggaaaggagaaaaaaggaccaGTTGTAAAAAtcagctgtggtatatgaaaaaagCAATGGATTTGGCTCAGAAAGTCAGGTTTTGGTCCTGGTTTTGCCACTTACAATCTGTACAaatatagttgttttcatgttgtctgtCCTATctgactgtgaactccttgaaagcagacaGGCACTGTGATTTtacttgtctttgtatccccagaacttagcagaCTGACACATAATGCCTGTtggcagatttaaaaaaaaaaaaaactaaggcaaagggacagctaggtgatgtagtggatggagcaccagccctgaagtcaggagggcctgaattcaaatccagcctcagacacataacacttcctagctatgtgaccctgggcaagtcacttaaccccaattgcctcagctaaaaaacaacaacaacaacaacaaaaaaaaaaaaaacacacacacacaacaataacaacaaaaactaaggCAAGCAGTTAATAGTTCttagcctttttcttttcctgcaaAATTCAAATAGTAAGTAACACTTGCTCTATCTGCAACGTAAGAGTTGTTCtgagaatgaaacaaaataactttAGTGCAACTTTTTAGTCTTTATATATAAATGGGCGCTACCATTACTTTGAATAGCAGAATCAAAGTCAGATTTGTTCAGTCACTTAAGTCATAtccgattctttgtgacctcatctgggtttctcagcaaagatactaaagtcatttgccatttctttctccagctcattttacagataaggaaactaaggtaagcagggttaagtgacttgtccaagctaataagtgtctgaggttagattagAACTCGggccttcttgactctaggcccagtgttctatccacttcgGCACCTACCTGCCCTGTCAAAGTAAGATATTTTACCTTTAAAGAAAATGTAGTTGATCAAAATAAGCATGGTTTCTCTATCCAGTTCCTTGAATAACTGATCAACTTTCCCCAAAGTTTTATTCTTGACAAAATCGTTAACCTGTTTCTTGGCTCTGGTTGAATTTTTAAAGTCTGTAGAAAAAACTTCTACACTATAATAATGCTTTACTTCTGTCATGAATGTCTCCATAAATTCTAGCTGCGAGTCAAGAAACAGGGCATTTGCCATGTTCATTTCCAGACCAGTATCTGAATTGTTGAACAGATGGATGAGATTTTGAAAACCCTGGTGGATTTCCAAATCTGATGTCTCCGTGAGGTTGAATCCCAGGCCTTCCAAGAGTTGTGTGCGTGTGGTAGACCTGGCCCCCAGGGACAGCATGGCCAAGGACATGGAAATACTCACTGGGgagataaaaatatttctgtCTGGGGCTCTTGATATCAAATTCTTGTATATGCGAAATGCAAAGTCAACATTCACTGGAGCCAGCTTCCGGTAGATAGAATTTTCTTCCTCATCAGTGGGTTTTGGGAGATGGAGGTCTTGGTTGCTAGTCTGGGAGACACAAAAACTCAGAGCCGAGAGAATGAAGAGAGACTTGTACAGAGTGGAAGTCATTGTCCAAGTTTACTGGGTCCTGCAAAGTTGGGAAATTGTGTTAGAAACAGTGGGTAACAGGAAACTGCAGCAGCTTTAGGGAtgtgttcaaatcctgaatcTGTCACTTACTACCTATTTTATATTCATCCATGTCTCTGGGTCAAAAATGGGACTTTGGATTAAGGTATTCTCCATGTTCTAGGTGCTGTgttaaggactttacaaatattatttcgtttgatcctcacaatatttctacaaggtaagtgctattattattcacattttacagttaaggaaaatgagacatgaGTGGGATTGTTTTCCCAGGGTCACTTAACCTTGTCCAGAGGTTGTAAGTGTCTAGGGCTAGATTGAAGTCTTCCAGACTTTAAGTCaagcattctatctattgtgctaaCTTTCTACCTTAGAAATTTCTAATTCTGAATCCTTTGATTCTAGACAGTGTGACTAGAAAAGGGAAATTTTGCAAATGTAATGATATAATCTCTTAATGCTTCATATTCTTCTTCACcactttgttgttattcagtcatgttcaattcttcatgaccctgtaaACCATGGCATGCCAGGTCTGTCAATACTCTCCatggtgttttctttttttttatttcaaaaagtattttatttttccaaatatatgtaaagacaattttcaacattcatttttgtaaaacttttctgtttttttttccttcccaactcagcaagcaatctgatataggttaaatatgtgtgaatgttttaaacacattttccatatttgttatgttgcacaagaaaaatcagaccaaaaggggaaaaaaacacatgaaaacgaacaaaaaaattatgctttaatccacattcagtctccatagttctctatatatatacaaatggctctttccatcctaagtttattggaattgccttgaatcactgcattgttgagaagagctaagtgccatggggttttcttggcaaagatactggggtggtttccatttctttctccagtgaatCACCTTTCATCAAAACTCTCCTCTATGACCTGTCCATTTGGGGTAACCCAGTATGGCACAACTCAAGAGATTCATTGAGCTACTATTCAAGTTCCCCCTCCACAACAAGGTAGTGATCCAATAGAAGACTTGAGTACTTATTGCTAATTTATGCAACTTTTATAGAATATGTATCTAATTAGATGGCCTTAGGAAATTTAACTGACTTGTTTGgctctctcttgtctctttatCAAATAGTGACAATAAATCCTGCCCTTACTTCTTGAcaggttgtgaggataaaaactgaaacaaatgaagtAAGGgaatatagcacttactatgttctaggtgCTGTgttaaggactttacaaatattatttcgtttgatcctcacaatatttctacaaggtaagtgctattattattcacattttacagttaaggaaaatgagacatgaGTGGGATTGTTTTCCCAGGGTCACTTAACCTTGTCCAGAGGTTGTAAGTGTCTAGGGCTAGATTGAAGTCTTCCAGACTTTAAGTCaagcattctatctattgtgctaaCTTTCTAccttagaaatgaaataattgatataaaaatattttgaaaagctgaaagcaattaaaaaagcaaataagctataaatgttgttattattcttataaaaagATAGTAAGGTCTAATGGAAAGTGAGATAGACTTGAATTCTGAAGTCCTAGGTTCTGTAATTCCATTAAATTCAGTATACCATTTGTTAGACATGTACTATGTTTAAGGCACTCTGATAGACTCTAgtcatacaaagaaaaaaatgaaatcattcttcTCCTtaggaagtttatattctatttgggTGGGGGAGCACATAACAGGGAAAGTTCtttaaaactgttcataccctttgacctagcaatacaactactaagtctgtatcctaaggagatcaaaggaaaaggaaaagaatccatatgcacaaaaatatttttagtaactctttgtggtggcaaaaaaaattggaaattgaggggatgtccatcaattgggaaatagctaaaaacaagttgtatataattGTGAAGAaaaactattgtgctataagaaatgaaaaagggacATCTTAAActaagatgaggtcaaaatgggttcatgatttagacataaagagtgatattacaaataaattaagagaacaaaggatagtttacctattagatctttggagaagggaggaatttatgactaaacaagaaataCATTAAACATTACACTAAATAATACATTAGTTtgtattacatcaaattaaagaCTTTGCACAAACAAACTGTGTAGCCAATATTAgaaagaaagctgggaaatattttttaaaccagtgtttctaataaaagcctcatttctaaaatatatagagaactgaatcaaatttgtaaaaatacaagttattctccagttaataaatggttaaaagataagACTAGgcaatttttaagaataaaataaagctatttgtagttatgtgaaaaaatgttctaaatttctattgattagagaaatgctaattaaaacaactctgagctactacctctcagattggctaagattacagaaaaaagaaaatgataaatgttggagggaatgtgggaaaactgggacactaatgcactattggtaaTGGTGTGAAcaaatctaaccattctagagagcaatttggaactatgccaaacaGTCATGTGTAAATcctgtgatccagcagtatcactactgggcctgtatcccaaagagatcttaaagaaggtaaaaggatccacatgtgcaaaaaagtttggagaaagtttttttgtggtggcaaggaactggaaattgagtgggcacccatcaactggggaacggctgaataataagttgtggtatatataagggaatattattgttctataataaatgataagcaggcagatttcagaaaaaaattggaaagacttatatgaactgatgctgagtgaag harbors:
- the SERPINA6 gene encoding corticosteroid-binding globulin, whose protein sequence is MTSTLYKSLFILSALSFCVSQTSNQDLHLPKPTDEEENSIYRKLAPVNVDFAFRIYKNLISRAPDRNIFISPVSISMSLAMLSLGARSTTRTQLLEGLGFNLTETSDLEIHQGFQNLIHLFNNSDTGLEMNMANALFLDSQLEFMETFMTEVKHYYSVEVFSTDFKNSTRAKKQVNDFVKNKTLGKVDQLFKELDRETMLILINYIFFKGSWAKPFNPNDTKMQKFYTSKNISVDVLMMFQSRSNKHLFDEELSCTVVQLEYSGNATAFFILPDEGKMDQVVAALKRDTLSRWSHLLQDRSVNLYIPKFCISEFYDLEDVLRDMGMTDVFTRQADLSGITKEASVKLSEVLHKAVLSIDEEGMEAAAGTALSIRVKSYRPVIKFDRPFLFVVFDHFTWSSLFLGKIVNPHTSAST